Proteins from one Anaerolineales bacterium genomic window:
- a CDS encoding ABC transporter substrate-binding protein, translated as FLETLAAALIAAAGLAACGGGRAPASLSEIRVGYFPNITHSQALIGMARGDFQQALGEGISIKATQFNAGPSVIEAMFAGELDLAYIGPNPAINGYVRSGGEALRIVAGATSAGASLIVRPEAGITRPEDLDGKRIASPQLGNTQDVALRAYLADHGLLPAERGGTVQVLPTKNPEILDLFRLGRIDGAWVPEPWATRLIVEGGGQLFLDERDLWPNGDFTTAMVIVSTSFLNEHPDAVRAWLEAHVDVTQWTLENPAEARQILNQEIENLTGQALPAEVLEGASSRMRITYDPISASLVQSANAAFQAGFLDSEPNLEGIYDLGLLNQVLRAHGLAPVE; from the coding sequence CGTTCCTCGAGACCCTGGCGGCGGCCCTGATTGCCGCGGCTGGGCTGGCTGCCTGCGGCGGCGGACGTGCCCCCGCCAGCCTCTCCGAAATCCGCGTCGGCTACTTCCCGAACATCACCCACAGCCAGGCCTTGATCGGCATGGCGCGTGGCGATTTCCAGCAGGCGCTCGGCGAGGGCATCTCGATCAAGGCCACGCAGTTCAACGCCGGTCCGTCTGTGATCGAGGCGATGTTCGCTGGTGAACTGGATCTCGCTTACATTGGCCCGAACCCGGCCATCAACGGCTACGTCCGCAGTGGCGGCGAGGCGCTGCGCATCGTGGCTGGGGCCACCAGCGCCGGCGCCTCGCTGATCGTCCGGCCCGAAGCCGGCATCACCCGCCCCGAGGACTTGGACGGCAAGCGAATCGCCTCACCGCAGCTCGGCAACACCCAGGATGTCGCCCTCCGGGCGTATCTCGCCGACCACGGCCTGCTCCCCGCTGAACGAGGCGGAACGGTGCAGGTCCTGCCGACCAAGAACCCGGAAATCCTCGACCTGTTCCGCCTCGGGCGAATCGACGGCGCTTGGGTCCCGGAACCTTGGGCCACACGTTTGATCGTCGAAGGCGGAGGCCAGCTCTTCCTCGATGAACGCGACTTGTGGCCGAACGGCGATTTCACGACCGCCATGGTGATCGTCAGCACCTCGTTCCTCAATGAGCACCCCGATGCGGTCCGCGCCTGGCTCGAAGCCCACGTCGACGTCACCCAGTGGACGCTGGAGAACCCGGCCGAGGCCCGCCAGATCCTGAACCAGGAGATCGAGAACCTTACCGGGCAGGCCCTGCCGGCGGAAGTGCTGGAGGGCGCCTCGAGCCGGATGCGGATCACCTACGACCCGATCTCCGCCTCGCTGGTCCAGTCGGCTAACGCCGCCTTCCAGGCGGGCTTCCTCGACAGCGAGCCTAACCTGGAGGGCATCTACGACCTCGGCCTGCTCAATCAGGTCCTTCGGGCACACGGCCTGGCGCCGGTGGAGTAG
- a CDS encoding ABC transporter ATP-binding protein, whose amino-acid sequence MRLELHEVGKAYRTRWGVTPALQNVTFAVASGEFVCILGPSGCGKSTALSIIAGLETPDSGQVLQDAIPVSGPGSDRVVIFQEEALFPWLNVLDNASFGLEVAGVRRKERQARAMEQLRMVGLERFGRASVHELSGGMKQRAALARALAMDPKVLLMDEPFAALDAQTRDRLHGEVQSIWLRTNKTILFVTHNVREALVLGDRILLMSAGPGTIKQDYHIDLPRPREMEDHRLVDAAREILADLRVEVEKEREERYAKLAD is encoded by the coding sequence ATGAGGCTTGAGTTGCATGAGGTCGGAAAAGCCTATCGAACCCGGTGGGGGGTGACGCCGGCCCTGCAGAACGTCACGTTCGCTGTGGCCTCGGGCGAGTTCGTGTGTATCCTGGGTCCCTCGGGCTGCGGGAAGTCCACAGCCCTCTCCATCATCGCCGGTCTCGAAACGCCGGACAGCGGCCAGGTTCTCCAGGATGCCATCCCGGTCTCCGGGCCGGGGAGCGACCGGGTCGTAATCTTTCAGGAAGAGGCGCTCTTCCCGTGGCTGAACGTCCTTGACAACGCCTCGTTCGGCCTAGAGGTGGCTGGCGTCCGGCGCAAGGAACGGCAGGCACGTGCCATGGAGCAGCTGCGCATGGTCGGGCTGGAGCGGTTCGGGCGGGCCTCCGTGCACGAGCTCTCCGGCGGGATGAAGCAGCGCGCCGCCCTCGCCCGGGCGCTTGCCATGGATCCCAAAGTGCTGTTGATGGATGAGCCGTTCGCCGCCCTCGACGCCCAAACGCGCGACCGGCTGCATGGGGAAGTCCAGAGTATCTGGCTGCGGACGAACAAGACGATCCTCTTCGTCACCCACAACGTTCGGGAGGCTTTGGTGCTGGGCGACCGCATCCTCTTGATGTCGGCGGGTCCCGGAACCATCAAGCAAGACTACCACATTGACTTGCCTCGCCCACGGGAGATGGAGGATCACCGGCTGGTGGACGCCGCCCGCGAGATCCTCGCCGATCTGCGGGTTGAGGTCGAGAAGGAACGGG